A window of bacterium genomic DNA:
AGGGGACACGTCGCAGCCCTTCCTCCGCGTAATTGCTCTACATGACCATCCCGCCGTCAATGTTGATGATCTGCCCGGTGACGTAATCCGCCGCGGGGGAGCAGAGGAAGGCGATAACCCCGGCCACGTCCTCGGGCGTTCCGGCCCGTCCCAGGGGGATGGTGGCGAGGAAGGCTTTCTTCACCTCATCGGGCAGGCCGGCGGTCATCTCGGTCTCGATGAACCCCGGCGCCACGGCGTTGACGGTGATCCCGCGCCCGCCCAGCTCCTTGGCCAGGCTCTTGGTCAGCCCCAGGAGCCCCGACTTGCTGGCGGCGTAGTTGTCCTGCCCCACGTTGCCGGTGAGGCCCACGACGCTGGTGACGTTGACGATGCGGCCCTTGCGCGCCTTCTGCATCGGGCGGACCACCGCCTTGCAGCAGGCATAGGCCCCGGTGAGGTTGACGCGCAGGACCAGGTCCCAGTCCTCGGGCCGCATGCGCATGAGGAGGCCGTCGCGGGTGACGCCGGCGTTGTTGACCAGAACCTCGACGGCGCCGAAGGTTTTGGCGACATCCTCGGCCGCGGACTGGACGGCGTCGAAGTCGCCCACGTCCACGCCCCAGCCCTTCGCCTTCCCACCCCCGGCGGTGATTTCCCCGGCGGTACGCTCCGCCCCGGGGGCGTCCAGGTCCCAGACGGCGACGGGGAACTCCCGCGCCAGTGCCTTCGCCGCGGCGGCGCCGATGCCTCGGGCCCCGCCGGTCACTATCGCCGCGCCTCTCTCACCCATGATTCCTCCTAAAGTCCCGACGCGTCGAGCTCAGCCTTGGCCTCGGCGAGGGATTTTTGCCAAAGGGCCAGCTCCTCCGCGGCCTTGGTCATCCGGTCCAGCGCCTCCTCGCGGCTCAAGAGCAGAACCTCGGCGGCGGTGACGGCGGTCTGGTTGAGCATCTCGATGAACCGCTCCACCTCGTCAACGGCGGCGGCGACCATCTCCTCGGCCCGGTCGCTCGTCTTCCCGATGCGCTTGGCGTCGCGGTTGACCCGGTCGGCGAGCCCCACGGCCCGCAGCCGCGATGCCAGGGCAATCAAGGCCCGCAGCGCCTCCCGCCG
This region includes:
- the fabG gene encoding 3-oxoacyl-[acyl-carrier-protein] reductase; the encoded protein is MMGERGAAIVTGGARGIGAAAAKALAREFPVAVWDLDAPGAERTAGEITAGGGKAKGWGVDVGDFDAVQSAAEDVAKTFGAVEVLVNNAGVTRDGLLMRMRPEDWDLVLRVNLTGAYACCKAVVRPMQKARKGRIVNVTSVVGLTGNVGQDNYAASKSGLLGLTKSLAKELGGRGITVNAVAPGFIETEMTAGLPDEVKKAFLATIPLGRAGTPEDVAGVIAFLCSPAADYVTGQIINIDGGMVM